CTTGGTCTCCATCACCTGCAAAGAGCTTCTTCGAAGTGTAGGCAGGTTCTTGACAGACAATAATAATTCTTTGCTTTGCAATGAAGTTCATGGATGGGGAGATTTCCAATTGGACTTGGACTTGTAGCGATCGTTTCAAAGGGGCAGTACAAGAATATCATCTGTAGCAAAATGGTTAGTAGCCACAGCCATAGCCGCAGCCATAGCGGGAGCTGAACCCACAGCCGTATCCGCCTTTGGAGCCATATCcacagccagagccagagccacaGCCATATCCGCAGCCATAGCGGGAGCTGTATCCACAGCCATATCCGCCTTTAGAACCATATCCTCGGCCAGAGCCATAGCCACAGCCAGAGCCACATCCAGAGCCACAGCCAGAGCCACATCCAGAGCCACAGCCAGAGCCACAGCCAGAGCCACAGCCAGAGCCATAGCCGCAGCCATAGCGGGAGCCATAGCCACATCCATATCCACAGCCACAGCCAGAGCCACAGCCGCCACAGGAGTTTCCGTAGTAGTTACAACACATGGTGTTGGGAGGTGAGTTTTCAGTTGAGGTGTAGGAGGATATTCTGAAGTCTGGATACCACCTCCTCTTCCAGGACCTTTATATACTCCCAGGGATGTATGGCTCATACCTCACATGGGCTCTGCTCTCTCATTTTACAACTATTTGCCTAATATTAGCTCACCCTGTGTACAACAAGTTTATTTAAACGCCC
The DNA window shown above is from Neofelis nebulosa isolate mNeoNeb1 chromosome 5, mNeoNeb1.pri, whole genome shotgun sequence and carries:
- the LOC131512764 gene encoding keratin-associated protein 21-1-like, with product MCCNYYGNSCGGCGSGCGCGYGCGYGSRYGCGYGSGCGSGCGSGCGSGCGSGCGSGCGSGCGYGSGRGYGSKGGYGCGYSSRYGCGYGCGSGSGCGYGSKGGYGCGFSSRYGCGYGCGY